One Mycolicibacterium doricum genomic window, CACTGTCGCTGGCTGAGGCGGGCGGCTGCGCACTGCCCGCCGGTGACGACGGTGCGCTGCGGGTACGACCGCCCGCACCGCTGAGCGGCGAGCTCGCCGAGCTGGCGGAGGACGGGCCGTATGTGGTGTTCCACCCGGGCGCCGCGGTACCCGCCCGCTGCCCGAGCGCGCAGCGCAGCGCCGAGATGGTCGCCGCACTCACCGCCGCAGGACACCGGGTCGTGGTCACCGGGGACGCGGCTGAGAAGGATCTCACGGCCTGCGTCGCCGCGGACGTTGCCGTCGACCTCGGTGGCCGCACCACACTGCCCACACTGGCCGCGCTCTACGCGGCGGCCCGGGTGGTTGTCGTGCCCAACACCGGGCCCGCACACCTGGCGGCCGCCGTCGGCGTGCCGGTGGTGTCGCTGTTCGCGCCGGTCGTGCCGCCGTCGCAGTGGGCCCCCTACGGGCGCAATGTCATTCGTCTCGGCGACCAGGATGCACCCTGCCGGCTCACCCGCGCCCGCACCTGCCCCGTGCCGGGCCACCCATGCCTGAACGGCATCACCGACACCGAATTGCTCACCGCGGTCCATCGATTGGGAGGAGAGCCATGATCGAGATACATATCTCCGCACTTGCGCAGGCGGTGGACCGAATCGGCGTTGAGGCGCCCCGGATCACCAGGTGGGGCCGCCACCTCGCCGAAGTGCTGCCGGCCGGTGGCCGATTGCTGGCCTGTGGCAACGGCGGCAGCGCCGCCGAGGCGCAGCACTTGACCGCCGAACTCGTCGGACGGTTCCATGACGAACGGGTGCCGATGTCGGCCATCTCTTTACACGCCGATACCTCCGCCCTGACCGCGATCGGGAACGACTACGGCATCGCGGAGGTGTTCGCCCGCGGGGTGCGCGCACACGGCCGCCCCGGCGACGTGCTGGTCGCGTTGTCGACCAGCGGCACCAGCCCCAACATCCTGGGGGCGGTCAAGGCCGGCCACGAACTGGGGCTGACGTCGTGGGCACTGACCGGACCGGCGCCGAACCCGTTGGCGGCCATGTGTGACGACGCGATCTGTGTGGAAGCGGACAGCCCGGCGACCGTGCAGGAAATCCATCTGCTCCTCGTCCACGCGCTGTGCATCGCCCTCGACGACGTCCTGATCGGCAGTGACGACCTTTCCGGAGCGTCCCATGGCTGAACCCCTCGTCATCATCGGCGACTCGATGCTCGACGTCGACATCGAGGGCACCGCCACCCGGCTGAGTCCCGAGGCACCGGTGCCCGTGGTCGACGCCGAACGGGTCTGGCACCGTCCAGGCGGCGCCGGCCTGGCCGCTGTGCTTGCCACACGTGCCGACCGCGACGTCGTCCTGGTGACCGCGCTGGCCGACGACGCCGACGGACACTCGTTGGTGTCGCTGCTCGAGGAGACCGGGGTGCGGGTGGTCGGGCTGCCGCTCACCGGAAGCACGGTGTGCAAGACGAGGATCCGCGCCGGGGGACAGTCGATGCTGCGGCTTGACCACGGTGACGGCACCGCGGCGGGCGGTGACCTGCCCGACGAGGCGGCCGAGGTCGTGCAGCAGGCACGGGCGGTGTGTGTGGCCGACTACGGCCGCGGCGTGTGTGCGCATCCCGGTGTGCGGCAACTGCTCACCGAGGTGGTCGAGCGGGTGCCGGTGGTGTGGGACCCGCATCCGCAGGGCGCGGCCCCGGTTCCCGGGTGCTGGCTGGTGACACCGAATCAGTCCGAGGCGCAACGTTTCTCCGAACGCGGCGACAGTGACGCCCACTCCGCCGAACGGCTGCGCCAGCGGTGGCGGGCCCACGCGGTGTGCGTCACGCTCGGCGCCGGGGGAGCGGTGCTGGCCAGCGAGGCGGGCAGCGTGCACATCGCGGTGCCCGCTTCGGCGGGGGTAGCCACCGGCCGACGGGACACCTGCGGGGCCGGTGACCGGTTCGCCGTCGCGGCGACCCAGGCGTTCGGTGCCGGCGACGCCGCCGCGGCAGCGGTGACCGCGGCCGTCGAATCGGCGAGCCGCTTCGTGGCCACCGGCGGCGCCGTCGGGGTGTCGCGCGCCGTCGCGGTGGGCGAAACCCGCCGCGGCGTAACTCAATCGAGCGCACTCACCGGCGATATCACCGAAGTCCGCGACCGCCTGCGCAGGCGGGGCGGCACGCTGGTGGCCACCGGAGGATGCTTTGACCTGCTGCACACCGGTCATGTGCGGCTGCTGCACCAGGCCCGTCAACTCGGCGACGCCTTGGTGGTGTTGCTGAACTCCGACGACTCCGTCCGCGCGCTCAAGGGCCCCAGCCGCCCGGTGATGGCCGCCGAGGACCGTGCCCGGGTGCTGGCCGCGCTGGCGTGCGTCGACGCGGTCGCGATCTTCGA contains:
- a CDS encoding PfkB family carbohydrate kinase, whose translation is MAEPLVIIGDSMLDVDIEGTATRLSPEAPVPVVDAERVWHRPGGAGLAAVLATRADRDVVLVTALADDADGHSLVSLLEETGVRVVGLPLTGSTVCKTRIRAGGQSMLRLDHGDGTAAGGDLPDEAAEVVQQARAVCVADYGRGVCAHPGVRQLLTEVVERVPVVWDPHPQGAAPVPGCWLVTPNQSEAQRFSERGDSDAHSAERLRQRWRAHAVCVTLGAGGAVLASEAGSVHIAVPASAGVATGRRDTCGAGDRFAVAATQAFGAGDAAAAAVTAAVESASRFVATGGAVGVSRAVAVGETRRGVTQSSALTGDITEVRDRLRRRGGTLVATGGCFDLLHTGHVRLLHQARQLGDALVVLLNSDDSVRALKGPSRPVMAAEDRARVLAALACVDAVAIFDETSPQAALERLRPDIWVKGGDYTENDLPEAGVVRRHGGEVVLLPTVAGYSSSNLIAAANLTHAARS
- a CDS encoding D-sedoheptulose-7-phosphate isomerase yields the protein MIEIHISALAQAVDRIGVEAPRITRWGRHLAEVLPAGGRLLACGNGGSAAEAQHLTAELVGRFHDERVPMSAISLHADTSALTAIGNDYGIAEVFARGVRAHGRPGDVLVALSTSGTSPNILGAVKAGHELGLTSWALTGPAPNPLAAMCDDAICVEADSPATVQEIHLLLVHALCIALDDVLIGSDDLSGASHG
- a CDS encoding glycosyltransferase family 9 protein, which codes for MTKALVARLDSAGDVLITGPAVRAVADHHDSVTFLAGPRGRAAAELLPGVDEIVEWQAPWVDFDSAELTAGHVESLIKQLRDIRPDRAFVFTSFHQSPLPLALILRMACVPWVGAISADYPGTLLDLRHHVQPGVPEPERALSLAEAGGCALPAGDDGALRVRPPAPLSGELAELAEDGPYVVFHPGAAVPARCPSAQRSAEMVAALTAAGHRVVVTGDAAEKDLTACVAADVAVDLGGRTTLPTLAALYAAARVVVVPNTGPAHLAAAVGVPVVSLFAPVVPPSQWAPYGRNVIRLGDQDAPCRLTRARTCPVPGHPCLNGITDTELLTAVHRLGGEP